Proteins encoded in a region of the Bactrocera tryoni isolate S06 chromosome 4, CSIRO_BtryS06_freeze2, whole genome shotgun sequence genome:
- the LOC120775302 gene encoding phospholipid-transporting ATPase ID isoform X7, whose product MGTKTQPQPQKENERRIRANDREFNAQFKYADNFIKTSKYTLLTFLPFNLLEQFQRLANFYFLCLLVLQLIPAISSLTPVTTAIPLIGVLTLTAVKDAYDDIQRHLSDSQVNNRRSKTLRNGQLIDAKWSGVQVGDVIRLENNQFVAADILLLTTSEPNGLCFIETAELDGETNLKCKQCLPEITELGQRHDLLWNFNGEIICERPNNLLNKFEGTLIWRNQRYALDNEKILLRGCVLRNTQWCYGVVIFAGKDTKLMQNSGKTQFKSTGVDRLLNFIIIGIVLFLLSICAFFTLACAIWESFIGQHFQVYLPWENIIPKNVAQGSTVIGLLVFFSYAIVLNTVVPISLYVSVEVIRFAQSFLINWDEEMYYERSKTHAKARTTTLNEELGQIQYIFSDKTGTLTQNIMTFNKCSINGRTYGDVFDLRTGEVIEVTDKQKYVQNCNSKLSGNNASNKSTPAPTILLHSAEVHPKSTIMVSSPAEGGTADTSIAPPSLTTTPKEIPLPIATTTTTQAVVNPLDDDGKPSPTNNQRHVQYDESSIGTTVSEANAHQSPTCEIRSPFSTLSNSGDKALEPVDFSANPEFESDFRWYDRTLLDAVRSDEEHSQNFFRLLALCHTVMPEYVEGRLEYQAQSPDEAALVSAARNFGFVFRSRTPNSITIEVKGNREEYELLNIIDFNNVRKRMSVILRRGDDIILYCKGADNVIYDRLSTSQNDIKARTQDHLNKFAGEGLRTLVLAERRLDETYYMDWSQRQQIAAVSLDAREEKLNAMYEEIESDLILVGVTAIEDKLQDGVPQTIANLQMAGIKIWVLTGDKQETAINIGYSCQLLTDELADVFIVDGSSLEEVNKQLRQFRESVRILNRFRPTPLEPTVNLNLNLNGADRNSTVMYGTGLRTRTSPPPAPAISVVTFRWDDDKIKHNKGEPDSAECNELYDNIEKGEDGSSGLHPDEIIEENTGFAIVVNGHSLVYCLSPELESKFLDVASQCKAVICCRVTPLQKALVVELIKRAKNAVTLAIGDGANDVSMIKAAHIGVGISGQEGLQAVLASDYSIAQFRYLERLLLVHGRWSYYRMCKFLRYFFYKNFAFTLCHCWYSFFCGFSAQTVFDPMFISVYNLFYTSLPVLALGVFEQDVSDKHSIEYPKLYTPGLKSQLFNTREFVYSVLHGAFSSLILFLIPYGTYKDGISPNGLILSDHMTLGAVVATILIIDNTAQIGLYTSYWTIFNHITIWGSLVCFFVLDYFYNYVFGGPYVGSLAMAMKDLTFWATMVITVIVIMAPVLAYKFYLIDVHPSLADKIRLKCRVSTRQSRQSNMVMRTPSARKARRSLRSGYAFAHQEGFGRLITSGKIMRKLPQDFAFPLGLGSKKLQPQTMDGNDGRNNQNNNNSTRSNKNSSTGYLNDTDAESAAGGGSSNGAHSDENVSPRAPCQDLDTINL is encoded by the exons CAACGCCATCTGTCGGATTCCCAGGTGAATAATAGAAGATCGAAAACGCTGAGGAACGGTCAATTAATCGATGCGAAATGGTCAGGAGTTCAG GTTGGCGATGTGATACGTCTGGAGAACAACCAATTCGTGGCAGCCGATATCCTCCTGCTGACAACGTCCGAACCGAATGGCTTGTGTTTCATCGAAACAGCCGAATTGGATGGCGAAACGAATTTAAAATGTAAGCAATGCTTGCCAGAGATCACTGAATTGGGTCAGCGGCATGATCTTCTGTGGAACTTTAATGGTGAAATCATCTGCGAGCGGCCAAATAACTTGCTGAACAAGTTCGAGGGCACACTCATATGGCGAAACCAGAGGTACGCGCTCGACAATGAGAAAATCCTACTTAGAGGCTGTGTACTACGCAATACGCAATGGTGCTACGGTGTTGTCATATTTGCGGGCAAGGACACAAAACTAATGCAGAACTCGGGCAAAACACAATTCAAAAGCACTGGCGTTGATAGactgttaaattttataataatcgGG aTAGTACTTTTTCTACTTTCTATATGTGCGTTCTTCACGTTGGCCTGTGCCATTTGGGAAAGCTTTATTGGTCAGCATTTTCAG GTATACTTACCATGGGAGAACATCataccaaaaaatgttgcacaAGGCTCCACCGTTATTGGTCTGTTGGTTTTCTTTTCCTATGCAATCGTCTTAAATACAGTTGTGCCAATATCTCTCTACGTTTCAGTAGAG GTTATACGTTTCGCGCAATCATTTCTCATCAATTGGGATGAAGAAATGTACTATGAACGCTCGAAAACTCATGCCAAAGCACGTACCACCACACTCAACGAGGAGTTGGGgcaaatacaatatatattttcggATAAAACTGGCACACTAACACAAAATATAATGACATTCAACAAATGCAGTATTAACGGTCGCACCTACGGCGACGTGTTTGACCTTCGTACGGGTGAAGTTATCGAGGTCACAGAC aagcaaaaatatgtacagAATTGCAACAGTAAATTGAGTGGCAACAATGCCAGCAACAAAAGCACACCGGCACCAACAATACTATTGCACAGCGCCGAAGTACATCCGAAGAGCACAATTATGGTCTCCAGTCCCGCGGAAGGTGGCACTGCTGATACCTCCATAGCACCACCAAGCTTAACAACAACACCCAAAGAAATCCCATTGCCCATCGCTACAACAACGACCACTCAAGCTGTGGTGAATCCGTTGGATGATGACGGCAAACCATCTCCAACGAACAACCAGCGACATGTCCAATATGACGAGAGTTCCATTGGCACGACAGTCTCGGAAGCGAATGCGCACCAGTCACCAACATGCGAAATACGAAGCCCGTTCTCCACGCTGTCCAATTCAGGCGATAAA GCTCTTGAACCGGTTGACTTTTCGGCGAATCCGGAATTCGAGTCAGACTTTCGTTGGTACGACAGGACACTGCTGGATGCAGTCCGTTCTGACGAGGAGCATTCGCAAAATTTTTTCCGCTTGCTCGCGCTTTGTCACACCGTGATGCCCGAGTATGTGGAGGGGCGGCTAGAATATCAGGCGCAAAGTCCCGACGAAGCAGCTCTGGTGTCGGCAGCGCGAAACTTCGGTTTCGTGTTCCGTTCACGAACGCCGAATAGTATAACCATAGAAGTGAAAGGGAACCGAGAG gAGTATGAGCTTCTGAATATTATAGACTTTAATAACGTCCGCAAGCGTATGTCGGTGATATTGAGACGAGGTGATGACATTATACTGTACTGCAAAGGTGCTGACAATGTGATTTATGATAGATTAAGTACTAGTCAAAATGATATTAAGGCGCGTACTCAGGATCATTTGAAT AAATTCGCTGGCGAAGGTTTACGAACGCTGGTACTCGCCGAAAGACGTCTTGACGAAACCTACTACATGGACTGGTCGCAGCGTCAACAAATAGCGGCAGTTTCCCTAGATGCGCGCGAAGAGAAGCTAAACGCCATGTACGAGGAGATCGAAAGCGACTTGATACTTGTCGGTGTGACGGCGATCGAAGACAAATTGCAGGATGGTGTACCTCAAACGATAGCCAACCTACAAATGGCCGGTATAAAAATTTGGGTACTGACCGGTGACAAACAAG AAACGGCAATAAATATTGGCTACTCCTGTCAATTATTAACCGATGAATTAGCCGATGTCTTCATCGTGGACGGCAGTTCACTGGAGGAAGTCAACAAACAATTGCGCCAATTCCGTGAATCGGTGCGAATTCTCAATCGATTTAGACCAACGC CGCTGGAGCCGACAGTTAACTTGAATCTGAATTTAAATGGTGCCGATCGGAACTCAACTGTGATGTATGGCACTGGGTTGCGTACACGGACCTCGCCGCCGCCAGCGCCAGCGATATCGGTGGTTACCTTTAGGTGGGATGATGACAAAATTAAGCATAATAAGGGCGAACCGGACAG CGCTGAATGCAATGAACTGTATGACAATATTGAGAAGGGTGAAGACGGTTCGAGCGGGTTACATCCGGATGAAATCATTGAGGAGAATACAGGATTCGCTATTGTTGTGAATGGACATTCGCTTGTCTACTGCCTCTCTCCGGAATTGGAATCAAA ATTCCTGGATGTGGCTTCACAGTGCAAGGCCGTTATTTGCTGCCGCGTTACGCCTCTGCAAAAAGCCTTGGTGGTAGAATTGATTAAGCGCGCGAAGAATGCCGTAACACTGGCAATCGGCGATGGTGCCAATGACGTTTCAATGATAAAAG CTGCTCACATAGGCGTTGGCATCTCCGGCCAAGAGGGCTTGCAAGCGGTACTGGCCAGCGACTATTCGATAGCGCAGTTCCGCTACTTGGAGCGTCTCCTGCTCGTCCATGGCCGTTGGTCATACTATCGCATGTGTAAattcttgcggtattttttctataagaattttgcatttacttTGTGTCACTGCTGGTATTCGTTCTTTTGTGGCTTTAGCGCCCAG ACGGTGTTCGACCCAATGTTCATATCAGTATACAATTTGTTCTATACCTCACTGCCGGTGCTAGCTTTGGGGGTATTCGAGCAAGATGTCTCCGACAAACACAGCATAGAATATCCAAAGTTATATACACCCGGACTGAAAAGTCAACTGTTTAACACGCGCGAATTCGTTTACAGTGTTCTTCATGGTGCCTTCAGTTCGCTCATATTATTCTTAATACCATACG GCACTTATAAGGATGGAATCTCGCCAAATGGACTCATACTGAGCGATCACATGACTTTGGGCGCGGTTGTGGCCACCATTCTCATAATCGATAACACAGCacag ATAGGCTTGTATACTTCATATTGGACGATATTTAATCACATCACCATCTGGGGCAGTTTGGTATGCTTTTTCGTCTTGGACTACTTTTATAATTATGTCTTCGGTGGCCCCTATGTAGGCTCACTGGCGATGGCCATGAAGGATTTGACCTTCTGGGCGACAATGGTAATAACCGTTATTGTGATAATGGCTCCTGTATTAGCCTATAAATTCTATCTAATCGATGTACACCCAAGTCTAGCTGATAAG ATACGACTGAAATGTCGAGTCAGCACACGCCAGTCACGGCAGAGTAACATGGTAATGCGAACACCTTCCGCGAGAAAGGCACGACGATCATTGCGCTCTGGTTACGCGTTTGCGCATCAG GAAGGCTTTGGTCGACTTATTACCTCGGGCAAGATTATGCGAAAATTACCACAGGATTTCGCCTTTCCATTGGGCTTGGGCAGTAAAAAGTTGCAACCGCAAACGATGGATGGTAATGACGgaagaaataatcaaaacaataataatagtaccCGAAGTAACAAAAATTCGTCGACAGGATACCTCAACGACACCGATGCCGAGAGCGCGGCTGGAGGTGGGAGTAGCAATGGCGCTCATAGCGACGAAAACGTAAGCCCTCGTGCACCTTGCCAAGACTTAGATACAATtaatctttaa
- the LOC120775534 gene encoding cyclin-dependent kinase 7 — protein MQQLDGKLTRYEKIAFLGEGQFATVYKARDVLTDQIVAVKKIKIGSREEAQDGINRTALREIKLLHELQHENIIGLVDVFGHKSNVSLVFDFMDTDLEIIIKDPKIILTQANIKAYMIMTLRGLEYLHMNWILHRDLKPNNLLVNTDGVLKIGDFGLAKFFGSPNRIYTHQVVTRWYRAPELLFGARQYSTGIDIWAVGCILAELLLRVPFLPGDSDLDQLTKIFQALGTPTEETWPNLNKLPDYMQFKQFPAIPLQHIFTAAPDDLIVLAEKLLALNPAQRCTCTEALCMKYFSNKPAPSMGHKLPMPSSNKQAVEERPNLKRKLIDALEGGTVPKKLF, from the exons atgcaacAGTTGGACGGAAAGCTAACTCGTTATGAGAAAATTGCATTTCTTGGCGAAGGTCag TTTGCCACAGTATATAAGGCGCGAGATGTGCTCACCGATCAGATTGTCGCAGtgaaaaagattaaaatagGAAGCAGGGAAGAGGCTCAGGATGGTATAAATCGCACTGCTTTACGTGAAATTAAGTTGCTACATGAGCTGCAACATGAGAATATTATTGGTTTAGTAGACGTTTTTGGTCATAAATCAAATGTATCATTAGTTTTCGACTTTATGGATACCGATTTGGAAATTATCATTAAAGACCCTAAAATTATACTCACACAGGCAAATATAAAAGCTTACATGATTATGACTTTGCGAGGCTTAGAGTATTTGCATATGAACTGGATTCTGCATCGAGATTTGAAGCCAAACAATTTATTGGTTAATACGGACGGTGTACTCAAAATTGGTGATTTCGGTCtggcaaaattttttggttcACCTAATCGTATATACACACATCAAGTAGTGACAAGATGGTACAGGGCACCCGAATTATTATTTGGCGCGCGCCAATATAGCACGGGAATAGATATTTGGGCTGTAGGCTGCATACTTGCAGAATTGCTATTACGTGTCCCTTTTTTGCCAGGCGACTCAGACCTTGACCAGCTTACGAAAATTTTCCAAGCCCTTGGCACTCCTACTGAGGAGACTTGGCCGAATTTGAATAAATTACCTGATTATATGCAATTCAAACAGTTTCCTGCAATTCCCTTACAACATATCTTCACAGCTGCGCCTGATGATCTTATCGTATTGGCGGAAAAATTATTGGCACTTAATCCAGCACAACGTTGCACGTGCACGGAAGCATTATGTATGAAATACTTTTCCAACAAACCGGCACCGTCTATGGGGCACAAACTACCTATGCCTTCGAGCAACAAGCAGGCTGTCGAGGAAAGACCAAACCTCAAACGAAAACTCATTGATGCCTTAGAAGGTGGCACCGTGCCAAAGAAACTTTTTTGA
- the LOC120775403 gene encoding 40S ribosomal protein S5a encodes MAEVEESVVENFDEQPPIDTEGAETLLETNVVATTELPEIKLFGRWSCDDVTVNDISLQDYISVKEKFARYLPHSAGRYAAKRFRKAQCPIVERLTNSLMMKGRNNGKKLMACRIVKHSFEIIHLLTGENPLQILVSAIINSGPREDSTRIGRAGTVRRQAVDVSPLRRVNQAIWLLCTGAREAAFRNIKTIAECLADELINAAKGSSNSYAIKKKDELERVAKSNR; translated from the exons ATGGCTGAAGTTGAAGAAAGTGTTGTTGAGAATTTCGACGAGCAACCGCCAATTGATACTGAGGGTGCTGAAACTCTCTTGGAAACAAATGTTGTGGCCACAACTGAATTGCCCGAAATCAAACTTTTCGGACGTTGGTCATGCGACGATGTCACCGTCAATGATATCTCTCTACAAGATTACATTTCCGTCAAAGAGAAATTCGCTCGCTACTTGCCACACTCTGCTGGTCGTTATGCAGCTAAGCGTTTCCGCAAGGCTCAATGCCCTATTGTCGAGCGTTTGACAAACTCACTTATGATGAAGGGTCGCAATAACGGTAAGAAATTGATGGCTTGCCGAATTGTCAAACACTCCTTCGAGATCATCCACCTGTTGACAGGAGAAAACCCACTACAG attCTCGTAAGCGCCATTATCAACTCAGGTCCCCGTGAAGATTCGACCCGTATTGGTCGTGCTGGTACCGTACGTCGTCAAGCCGTCGATGTGTCGCCTCTGCGTCGCGTCAATCAA GCTATTTGGTTGTTGTGCACTGGTGCTCGTGAAGCTGCATTCAGAAACATCAAGACCATTGCTGAGTGCTTGGCTGATGAATTAATTAACGCTGCTAAG GGATCATCTAACTCCTATGCTATCAAGAAGAAGGACGAGTTGGAACGTGTTGCTAAGTCCAACCGATAA
- the LOC120775788 gene encoding uncharacterized protein LOC120775788 isoform X1, whose translation MSNDGAVSIEKDKDSSQISQSIYRFRDQKLIERFVRCSQLLKIIEGATELFIKRYRNSKKPEDALGALFVPLHFEYIHFIHNNANELLHQIIEEPLQFLSAAKYCVYGIVRDQIKLSGNTVESNALKSIDIDQLHIQLRFIGLPLQEDLHFAHYKNCWPPGLSWTTGILSAISEPQWAILQSTWFCSTGCNRNKIKSDSIDAPICNSCGQHMNEYAKLRVTEKYHFLRLLPTSCIENPRVVNKIFRALTVHCKEHVHDCELRLGTSYFIIGYYDYTRAGQIFQAWSVIIR comes from the exons ATGTCCAATGACGGCGCAGTATCAATTGAAAAGGATAAAGATTCTTCTCAAATATCGCAAtc AATTTACAGATTTCGGGACCAAAAACTAATTGAAAGATTTGTTCGATGCAGTCAACTGCTCAAAATTATTGAAGGCGCAACAGAACTATTTATAAAAAGATATCGTAATAGCAAGAAGCCGGAAGATGCATTAGGTGCTCTATTTGTACCGCTTCATTTCGAGTACATCCATTTTATTCACAATAATGCTAATGAATTGTTGCACCAGATAATCGAAGAACCATTACAATTTTTGAGCGCTGCTAAATATTGCGTTTATGGGATTGTTCgtgatcaaattaaattatctgGAAACACAGTAGAGAGTAACGCACTTAAGTCTATTGACATTGACCAACTTCACATCCAACTGAGATTCATCGGATTACCACTCCAGGAAGATCTCCACTTTGCACACTACAAAAACTGTTGGCCGCCCGGGCTGTCATGGACAACTGGAATTTTGTCGGCAATATCGGAACCTCAGTGGGCAAT TTTACAGTCGACGTGGTTTTGTTCAACCggttgcaatcgtaataaaattaaatcggaCTCGATAGATG CACCCATATGCAATAGCTGTGGTCAGCACATGAATGAATATGCAAAATTGCGTGTGACTGAGAAATATCATTTCCTCCGCTTACTTCCCACCTCTTGTATTGAAAACCCCAGAGTTGTGAATAAAATTTTCCGTGCACTAACTGTGCATTGCAAAG aacATGTCCACGATTGCGAACTGCGTCTTGGAACTAGCTACTTCATAATTGGTTACTACGATTACACGCGTGCTGGTCAAATTTTTCAAGCATGGAGCGTAATCATACGTTAG
- the LOC120775788 gene encoding uncharacterized protein LOC120775788 isoform X3 has product MSNDGAVSIEKDKDSSQISQSFRDQKLIERFVRCSQLLKIIEGATELFIKRYRNSKKPEDALGALFVPLHFEYIHFIHNNANELLHQIIEEPLQFLSAAKYCVYGIVRDQIKLSGNTVESNALKSIDIDQLHIQLRFIGLPLQEDLHFAHYKNCWPPGLSWTTGILSAISEPQWAILQSTWFCSTGCNRNKIKSDSIDAPICNSCGQHMNEYAKLRVTEKYHFLRLLPTSCIENPRVVNKIFRALTVHCKEHVHDCELRLGTSYFIIGYYDYTRAGQIFQAWSVIIR; this is encoded by the exons ATGTCCAATGACGGCGCAGTATCAATTGAAAAGGATAAAGATTCTTCTCAAATATCGCAAtc ATTTCGGGACCAAAAACTAATTGAAAGATTTGTTCGATGCAGTCAACTGCTCAAAATTATTGAAGGCGCAACAGAACTATTTATAAAAAGATATCGTAATAGCAAGAAGCCGGAAGATGCATTAGGTGCTCTATTTGTACCGCTTCATTTCGAGTACATCCATTTTATTCACAATAATGCTAATGAATTGTTGCACCAGATAATCGAAGAACCATTACAATTTTTGAGCGCTGCTAAATATTGCGTTTATGGGATTGTTCgtgatcaaattaaattatctgGAAACACAGTAGAGAGTAACGCACTTAAGTCTATTGACATTGACCAACTTCACATCCAACTGAGATTCATCGGATTACCACTCCAGGAAGATCTCCACTTTGCACACTACAAAAACTGTTGGCCGCCCGGGCTGTCATGGACAACTGGAATTTTGTCGGCAATATCGGAACCTCAGTGGGCAAT TTTACAGTCGACGTGGTTTTGTTCAACCggttgcaatcgtaataaaattaaatcggaCTCGATAGATG CACCCATATGCAATAGCTGTGGTCAGCACATGAATGAATATGCAAAATTGCGTGTGACTGAGAAATATCATTTCCTCCGCTTACTTCCCACCTCTTGTATTGAAAACCCCAGAGTTGTGAATAAAATTTTCCGTGCACTAACTGTGCATTGCAAAG aacATGTCCACGATTGCGAACTGCGTCTTGGAACTAGCTACTTCATAATTGGTTACTACGATTACACGCGTGCTGGTCAAATTTTTCAAGCATGGAGCGTAATCATACGTTAG
- the LOC120775788 gene encoding uncharacterized protein LOC120775788 isoform X2, with product MTAQYQLKRIKILLKYRNHRIYRFRDQKLIERFVRCSQLLKIIEGATELFIKRYRNSKKPEDALGALFVPLHFEYIHFIHNNANELLHQIIEEPLQFLSAAKYCVYGIVRDQIKLSGNTVESNALKSIDIDQLHIQLRFIGLPLQEDLHFAHYKNCWPPGLSWTTGILSAISEPQWAILQSTWFCSTGCNRNKIKSDSIDAPICNSCGQHMNEYAKLRVTEKYHFLRLLPTSCIENPRVVNKIFRALTVHCKEHVHDCELRLGTSYFIIGYYDYTRAGQIFQAWSVIIR from the exons ATGACGGCGCAGTATCAATTGAAAAGGATAAAGATTCTTCTCAAATATCGCAAtc ACAGAATTTACAGATTTCGGGACCAAAAACTAATTGAAAGATTTGTTCGATGCAGTCAACTGCTCAAAATTATTGAAGGCGCAACAGAACTATTTATAAAAAGATATCGTAATAGCAAGAAGCCGGAAGATGCATTAGGTGCTCTATTTGTACCGCTTCATTTCGAGTACATCCATTTTATTCACAATAATGCTAATGAATTGTTGCACCAGATAATCGAAGAACCATTACAATTTTTGAGCGCTGCTAAATATTGCGTTTATGGGATTGTTCgtgatcaaattaaattatctgGAAACACAGTAGAGAGTAACGCACTTAAGTCTATTGACATTGACCAACTTCACATCCAACTGAGATTCATCGGATTACCACTCCAGGAAGATCTCCACTTTGCACACTACAAAAACTGTTGGCCGCCCGGGCTGTCATGGACAACTGGAATTTTGTCGGCAATATCGGAACCTCAGTGGGCAAT TTTACAGTCGACGTGGTTTTGTTCAACCggttgcaatcgtaataaaattaaatcggaCTCGATAGATG CACCCATATGCAATAGCTGTGGTCAGCACATGAATGAATATGCAAAATTGCGTGTGACTGAGAAATATCATTTCCTCCGCTTACTTCCCACCTCTTGTATTGAAAACCCCAGAGTTGTGAATAAAATTTTCCGTGCACTAACTGTGCATTGCAAAG aacATGTCCACGATTGCGAACTGCGTCTTGGAACTAGCTACTTCATAATTGGTTACTACGATTACACGCGTGCTGGTCAAATTTTTCAAGCATGGAGCGTAATCATACGTTAG
- the LOC120775787 gene encoding uncharacterized protein LOC120775787: protein MERNHTLESTFAMSLRNITDNELDALLHFDSPPPTIQFSQSTNQDGKEGNGGTEEANETLSTLQFNREELPSQMSSQVVYVNSFPDDLDFTLKFTQQSSGQLDPVVINSMEVENIEIDDTEITTPETEKTPTNRAIERKEDLTSRTVHVIKESSIGNSTDAMGYIDEIIKKELLDLTAIEDFSDDDGFAAFIDVNLNVSTELEQSNSGGANLERMCQSQMNAAKKENILDKQIYTSCPVELHIPALPSTISPAKQSEAVDYTLKSVNKCNPPTKNVKSLLPPKEFNASGVTGTIDYSSTSDLGMVPASVKQLYDLVRAQYSDFAFVYALSAQLCQDRVPMDCFVNLKMGLLLSLASISTNPDRPPIPMMVFGSDTYIANYLLTNIAQLSERFVGPADVVKSPLCGNYRNCKWIVADPILLASGGVYFAGDWSHLKMTRMDQVFRIIECSRVPVDHSSQIYPLGTAIWAHWRSCKGNSKDQQTFNKVVKIFGIAICMDDDEKHEVLVDYILEQSSVKIFESTVDHLSISSEDMRCFLRTISKRSVDLTPEASQLLQQYFVTSRFARPECLTKQAYVVLKQFAESFAKLCFRHEVLVCDVVAAVFMCERFLRSIFGVNENSPPAFESHNFVGSVDAHMLKFQDWLNAYIKKFQDK from the exons ATGGAGCGTAATCATACGTTAGAAAGCACTTTTGCGATGAGCCTGAGGAACATAACAGATAATGAATTAGACGCCCTATTGCATTTTGATAGTCCGCCACCGACTATTCAATTTTCCCAAAGCACTAATCAAGATGGAAAAGAGGGTAACGGAGGTACTGAAGAAGCTAATGAAACACTCAGCACTTTGCAGTTTAATCGTGAAGAGCTTCCTTCGCAAATGAGTTCACAAGTTGTCTACGTAAACTCTTTTCCAGATGATTTAGATTTTACCTTAAAGTTTACTCAACAAAGTTCAGGGCAACTTGATCCCGTTGTAATAAATTCGATGGAAGTTGAGAACATTGAAATAGATGACACTGAAATAACAACACCAGAAACTGAAAAGACGCCAACTAATAGAGCCATTGAAAGAAAAGAAGATTTAACGAGTAGAACTGTTCATGTTATAAAAGAGTCATCTATTGGTAACAGTACTGATGCAATGGGTTACATCGATGAAATTATCAAAAAGGAGCTCCTTGATCTTACGGCAATAGAAGACTTTTCCGATGATGATGGGTTTGCTGCTTTCATTGATGTGAACTTGAATGTTTCTACAGAGCTTGAACAGTCAAATTCTGGTGGCGCAAATTTAGAGCGTATG TGCCAATCTCAAATGAATGCagcaaagaaagaaaatatacttGACAAACAAATATACACGTCATGCCCAGTAGAACTTCATATCCCAGCTTTACCCAGTACTATTTCTCCTGCTAAACAAAGCGAAGCCGTGGATTATACACTTAAAAGCGTTAATAAATGTAATCCaccaacaaaaaacgtcaaGAGCCTCTTGCCTCCAAAAGAGTTCAATGCTAGTGGAGTTACAGGTACAATAGACTATAGTTCTACCAGTGATTTGGGCATGGTACCCGCTTCTGTGAAACAATTATACGATCTGGTGCGGGCTCAGTATTCTGATTTTGCTTTCGTGTATGCATTAAGTGCGCAGCTTTGTCAAGATCGTGTACCAATGGATTGTTtcgttaatttaaaaatgggtTTACTACTTAGCTTGGCGTCCATTAGT ACAAATCCCGATCGTCCACCAATACCTATGATGGTGTTCGGCAGTGATACATACATAGCcaattatttacttacaaaCATTGCACAACTGTCGGAACGGTTTGTTGGCCCAGCTGATGTCGTAAAATCGCCCCTTTGTGGGAACTATCGCAATTGCAAATGGATTGTAGCAGATCCTATCTTGTTGGCAAGTGGAGGCGTATACTTCGCTGGCGATTGGTCACACCTGAAGATGACCCGGATGGATCAAGTTTTCAGAATCATCGAGTGTTCACGAGTTCCTGTTGATCATTCTTCGCAAATCTATCCTTTAGGGACCGCTATATGGGCACATTGGCGCTCATGCAAAGGCAATTCTAAAGATCAGCAAACATTTAACAAAGTGGTTAA AATATTTGGTATTGCAATATGCATGGACGACGATGAAAAACATGAAGTGCTCGTAGACTATATATTAGAGCAATCGTCTGTGAAGATCTTCGAATCGACCGTAGACCACTTGTCAATTAGCAGCGAAGACATGCGTTGTTTTCTAAGGACAATTTCAAAACGCTCCGTAGATCTGACACCAGAAGCTTCGCAATTGTTACAACAATATTTTGTAACTTCACGTTTCGCGCGCCCCG AATGCCTGACTAAACAAGCCTATGTCGTATTGAAACAATTTGCCGAGTCTTTTGCAAAACTCTGCTTCCGCCACGAAGTGTTGGTATGTGATGTCGTTGCAGCTGTTTTTATGTGCGAACGTTTTTTACGAAGTATTTTCGGTGTGAATGAAAATTCTCCGCCGGCATTTGAGTCACATAATTTTGTGGGCTCTGTGGATGCGCACATGTTGAAATTTCAAGACTGGCTGAACGCCTacatcaaaaaatttcaagacaaataa
- the LOC120775789 gene encoding RING-box protein 1-like — protein sequence MTTNQMEVDDTDTEEFQDIEEFSDEAPSCSNTQPQSKRFVVKKFQAQALWSWDVAVDNCAICRNQIMDLCIECQANPLCSSTKEECTVAWGACNHAFHFHCISRWLKTRQVCPLDNKEWDYQKYGR from the coding sequence ATGACAACCAATCAGATGGAAGTGGATGACACCGACACCGAAGAATTCCAAGACATCGAAGAGTTCTCCGATGAGGCACCATCTTGCAGCAATACGCAGCCACAATCGAAGCGCTTTGTAGTAAAAAAGTTTCAGGCACAGGCGCTCTGGTCATGGGATGTGGCCGTGGACAATTGCGCCATTTGTCGCAACCAAATTATGGATCTGTGCATTGAGTGCCAGGCGAACCCGCTGTGCTCTAGCACCAAAGAGGAATGCACTGTGGCCTGGGGTGCCTGCAACCATGCCTTTCATTTCCACTGCATTTCGCGTTGGCTCAAGACCCGCCAGGTGTGTCCGCTGGACAACAAAGAGTGGGATTATCAGAAGTACGGACGTTAG